The following coding sequences lie in one Pseudoalteromonas sp. Scap06 genomic window:
- a CDS encoding GH1 family beta-glucosidase, translating into MFKTISLPGTSALLKPPFIFGVATASFQIEGSYDTRLPCIWDTFCNKPNTIADNSNGNQACKHIEYWQQDVQMIADLAVDAYRLSISWPRVLHQDGSLNIQGMSFYKSLLQALKARNIKTYVTLYHWDLPQHLEDNGGWLNRDTAYQFAHYTHIVTQQLEGLVDSYATLNEPFCSAYLGYEIGVHAPGIKSQKAGRQAAHHLLLAHGLAMQVIRKNCPTIEAGIVLNFSPSYPLTTADERAAKLADDYHNQWYIRAVLEGCYPEVINELANDAKPQISDGDMAIISQKIDFLGVNYYTRIHYKNTPDHWFSEVSLENVATTDMGWEIYPQGLCELLLSLNDRYTLPKVYITENGAAMADILINGKVDDIQRVNYYHTHLNAVHNAVEQGVNVQGYFAWSLMDNFEWAYGYEKRFGLVYVDYQTQQRTLKQSAIAYRDFLKQRQK; encoded by the coding sequence GTGTTTAAAACAATCTCCTTACCAGGCACGTCAGCCCTCTTAAAGCCGCCGTTTATTTTTGGGGTTGCTACAGCCTCTTTTCAAATAGAGGGAAGTTACGATACCCGCCTCCCCTGTATTTGGGATACTTTTTGTAACAAACCAAACACCATTGCAGATAACAGTAACGGCAACCAAGCATGTAAACACATTGAATATTGGCAACAAGATGTACAAATGATTGCTGATTTAGCTGTAGACGCTTATCGTCTTTCGATTTCTTGGCCACGCGTTTTACACCAAGATGGCAGCTTGAATATTCAAGGAATGTCGTTTTATAAATCGCTATTACAAGCTTTAAAAGCGCGCAACATTAAAACTTATGTCACTTTATATCATTGGGATTTACCACAGCATTTAGAAGACAACGGTGGTTGGCTAAATCGCGATACCGCGTATCAATTTGCTCATTACACTCATATAGTAACTCAACAACTAGAGGGCTTAGTTGACTCTTATGCGACCTTAAATGAGCCTTTTTGTAGCGCCTACCTAGGCTATGAAATAGGGGTACATGCACCAGGCATAAAAAGTCAAAAAGCAGGACGCCAAGCAGCGCACCACTTACTGCTTGCCCATGGACTCGCAATGCAAGTGATACGTAAGAATTGCCCCACGATAGAAGCCGGTATAGTACTTAACTTTAGCCCATCCTATCCGCTTACCACTGCTGATGAACGCGCTGCTAAATTAGCTGATGACTATCATAACCAATGGTATATACGGGCAGTACTAGAGGGCTGTTACCCTGAAGTGATTAATGAGCTTGCAAATGATGCAAAGCCACAGATTAGTGATGGAGATATGGCAATTATTAGCCAAAAGATCGATTTTTTAGGGGTTAATTACTATACTCGTATTCATTACAAAAATACCCCTGATCATTGGTTTAGCGAAGTTTCTTTAGAGAATGTTGCCACCACAGATATGGGCTGGGAAATATACCCGCAGGGATTGTGCGAATTACTGCTTTCACTAAATGATCGTTACACTTTACCTAAGGTATATATAACAGAGAACGGCGCAGCGATGGCTGATATATTAATAAATGGTAAAGTAGATGACATACAACGTGTCAATTATTACCATACCCACCTTAATGCCGTTCATAATGCAGTTGAGCAAGGCGTTAATGTACAAGGCTACTTTGCATGGAGTTTAATGGATAATTTTGAATGGGCCTATGGTTATGAAAAACGCTTTGGGCTAGTCTATGTTGACTACCAAACTCAACAACGTACCTTAAAACAAAGCGCAATTGCGTATCGTGATTTTCTTAAACAGCGCCAAAAATAA
- a CDS encoding sugar MFS transporter produces the protein MAHITQPLPAAENSQKPGSTHTFALTSLTTLFFMWGFLTCLNDILIPYLKGMFSLNYTQAMLVQFCFFGAYFVMSIPAGKLVSKIGYQFGIVVGLVVAAIGCALFYPAAEAHVYELFLLALFVLASGITILQVSANPYVSVLGPAKTASSRLTMTQAFNSLGTTVAPLFGSWLILSEISQATAEQVKFPYLMLSASLLTLAIIFAFLKLPKLGKAIDSEAENQGDTEFVDLGSVWKYRHLILGAIGIFVYVGAEVAIGSFLVGFLTLDHIAGLPEQQAAHYISYYFAGAMIGRFAGAAIMQKLNAAKVLACHGILAGLLVLIAMTGQGSLAMWAILLVGLCNSIMFPTIFSLALQGLGKYTSQGSGILCLAIVGGAIIPLLQGMLADNIGVQLALILPIGCYLYITYFALFGAKKTTSTPL, from the coding sequence ATGGCACATATCACACAGCCACTACCGGCAGCAGAAAACAGCCAAAAACCAGGGTCTACACACACCTTTGCGTTAACATCGCTTACGACCTTGTTTTTTATGTGGGGTTTTCTTACTTGCCTAAACGATATTTTAATTCCGTATTTAAAGGGAATGTTCTCCCTTAATTACACCCAAGCAATGTTGGTACAATTTTGTTTTTTTGGTGCCTACTTTGTTATGTCAATTCCTGCAGGGAAGCTGGTCAGTAAAATAGGTTACCAATTTGGTATTGTTGTTGGTTTGGTTGTTGCTGCGATAGGGTGTGCACTATTTTACCCCGCTGCAGAGGCACATGTTTACGAGCTATTTTTACTTGCTTTGTTTGTACTTGCTTCAGGGATCACTATTTTACAAGTCTCTGCCAACCCTTATGTAAGCGTATTAGGGCCTGCAAAAACAGCGTCTTCGCGCTTAACTATGACTCAAGCTTTTAACTCTTTAGGTACAACTGTTGCGCCATTGTTTGGTAGTTGGTTAATTTTGTCAGAAATTAGTCAAGCTACAGCAGAACAAGTTAAGTTTCCTTATTTAATGCTCAGTGCAAGTTTATTAACATTGGCGATTATTTTTGCTTTTTTAAAGTTACCTAAATTAGGTAAAGCGATTGACAGTGAAGCAGAAAACCAAGGTGACACTGAGTTTGTTGATTTAGGCAGTGTATGGAAATATCGTCACCTTATTTTAGGCGCGATTGGTATTTTTGTTTACGTAGGGGCTGAAGTGGCCATAGGTAGTTTTTTAGTTGGCTTTTTAACCCTTGATCATATTGCAGGCTTACCAGAGCAACAAGCAGCACATTACATTAGCTATTATTTTGCAGGTGCAATGATAGGGCGCTTTGCTGGCGCCGCGATTATGCAAAAATTAAACGCAGCCAAAGTATTAGCTTGTCACGGTATTTTAGCAGGCTTACTTGTGTTAATTGCTATGACGGGTCAAGGGTCACTGGCTATGTGGGCTATTTTATTAGTTGGATTATGTAACTCTATTATGTTTCCTACTATTTTTAGTTTAGCACTGCAGGGGCTTGGTAAATACACCTCGCAGGGTTCGGGTATTTTATGTTTAGCGATTGTTGGCGGTGCCATTATTCCGTTATTACAAGGTATGCTAGCTGATAACATAGGTGTGCAATTAGCTCTTATTCTGCCCATTGGTTGCTATTTATATATTACTTATTTCGCGCTGTTTGGTGCAAAAAAAACAACGTCAACTCCTCTTTGA
- a CDS encoding exo 1,3/1,4-beta-D-glucan glucohydrolase, translating to MIIKRTFSITALMLAAITSSGCSQPSNSASDATSPKEIWPTIETGIKSDAQMEQKIADMLKSMTLEQKIAQMIQPEIRNITVEDMRKYGFGSYLNGGGSFPNNNKHATPEDWVDLAEKMYQASIDDSLDGSTIPTMWGTDAVHGHNNVIGATLFPHNIGLGAANNPALIEKIAAATAREVMVTGIDWVFAPTVAVVRDDRWGRTYEGYSEDPEIVKAYSASIVKGLQGAVDGDFLSDTRVVSTVKHFLGDGGTVNGDDQGNNIASEEELFALHAQGYVGGLSAGAQTVMASFNSWHGDKIHGNKYLLTDVLKEKMGFDGFVVGDWNGHGQVKGCSNSNCAQAANAGLDVYMAPDEWKLLFSNLVNQANSGEIPLSRINDAVTRILRVKMRAGLFDKPSPAKRPLSGKTEIIGSSDHRAVAKQAVRESLVLLKNKQQLLPLSPKTNVLVAGIGADNIGMQSGGWSVTWQGTGNTNIDFPGGSSIYAGIKDTVEQAGGSAALSVEGEYKARPDVAIVVFGEQPYAEGNGDVDNVEYQRGNKSDLALLRKFKDAGIPVVSLFISGRPMWVNAELNVSDAFVAIWLPGSEGDAISDVLFKNADGSINHDFKGKLSFSWPDNPVDNENRNDEGYSPLLPYGFGLTYGDSNVLKDDLVEQTQQTEQLDDLVLFERAIKAPWSLVLKSGEQQKTVASSRESLGAVSIQTFDKEVQEDARAIRFNGQALAEVNLAAAFPSDLRSYVENNGQLQMQIKVDKGATSPLWIAMGCGESCQGKFDITDNLEQSGQWQTLNINLSCFAEQGVDLAQVFSPWQLSTQGDWHVSIAKLAITANAAEQSSVTCK from the coding sequence ATGATTATTAAACGCACTTTTTCAATCACTGCGCTGATGCTAGCAGCAATAACCAGCAGCGGTTGTTCGCAACCCTCTAACAGTGCTAGTGATGCGACAAGCCCAAAAGAAATTTGGCCAACAATCGAAACGGGCATTAAAAGCGACGCTCAAATGGAGCAAAAAATCGCTGATATGCTAAAGAGTATGACGCTAGAGCAAAAAATAGCGCAAATGATCCAACCTGAAATCCGTAATATCACGGTTGAAGATATGCGTAAGTATGGTTTTGGTTCTTACTTAAATGGCGGTGGTTCGTTTCCAAACAATAATAAACATGCAACCCCTGAAGATTGGGTTGATTTAGCAGAAAAGATGTACCAAGCATCTATTGATGATTCTTTAGATGGCAGTACCATTCCTACAATGTGGGGCACTGATGCGGTGCATGGACACAACAATGTTATTGGCGCGACTTTATTTCCGCATAATATTGGTTTAGGTGCTGCAAACAACCCTGCACTTATTGAAAAAATAGCCGCTGCCACTGCGCGAGAAGTAATGGTTACCGGTATAGATTGGGTATTTGCACCTACTGTTGCGGTGGTTCGTGATGACCGCTGGGGCCGTACTTACGAAGGATACTCTGAGGACCCTGAAATAGTAAAAGCGTATTCCGCTTCTATTGTTAAAGGATTACAAGGTGCTGTCGATGGCGATTTTTTATCAGACACGCGAGTAGTGAGTACCGTTAAGCACTTTTTAGGTGATGGTGGTACTGTCAATGGCGACGATCAAGGTAATAATATCGCCTCTGAAGAAGAGTTATTTGCGCTTCATGCACAAGGTTATGTAGGTGGTTTGAGTGCAGGTGCGCAAACGGTTATGGCTTCGTTTAACAGCTGGCATGGTGATAAAATACACGGTAACAAATACTTATTAACCGATGTACTAAAAGAAAAAATGGGTTTTGATGGCTTTGTTGTTGGCGATTGGAATGGACATGGACAAGTTAAAGGCTGTTCAAATAGTAACTGTGCTCAAGCTGCTAATGCCGGCTTAGACGTGTACATGGCGCCTGATGAGTGGAAACTACTATTTAGCAACTTGGTTAACCAAGCTAATAGCGGTGAAATCCCACTAAGCAGAATTAACGATGCGGTAACGCGTATCCTACGCGTTAAAATGCGTGCAGGGTTATTTGATAAACCAAGCCCCGCGAAGCGTCCTCTTTCTGGAAAAACTGAAATTATTGGTAGTAGCGATCACCGTGCAGTGGCTAAACAAGCTGTACGCGAATCTCTAGTATTACTTAAAAATAAGCAGCAGTTACTGCCATTATCGCCTAAGACCAACGTATTAGTCGCAGGCATAGGGGCTGATAACATCGGCATGCAGTCGGGTGGTTGGAGCGTTACGTGGCAAGGAACAGGCAATACCAACATTGACTTCCCTGGCGGCAGCTCTATTTACGCAGGTATTAAAGATACTGTAGAGCAAGCTGGTGGCAGTGCAGCGCTGAGTGTTGAAGGGGAATATAAAGCACGCCCAGATGTAGCCATTGTGGTGTTTGGTGAGCAACCATATGCAGAGGGTAATGGTGATGTTGATAACGTTGAATATCAGCGCGGTAATAAAAGCGACTTAGCGTTACTGCGAAAGTTTAAAGATGCGGGGATCCCTGTTGTATCATTATTTATTAGCGGTCGCCCAATGTGGGTTAATGCTGAGCTAAATGTCAGTGATGCGTTTGTTGCTATTTGGCTTCCAGGCAGTGAAGGTGATGCAATTAGTGATGTATTGTTTAAAAATGCAGACGGTTCAATTAACCACGACTTTAAAGGAAAGTTATCGTTTTCATGGCCTGATAACCCAGTCGATAATGAAAACCGCAACGATGAGGGTTACAGCCCATTACTCCCTTATGGTTTTGGCTTAACCTACGGTGATAGCAACGTACTTAAAGATGACTTGGTAGAGCAAACTCAACAGACTGAACAATTGGACGACTTAGTGTTGTTTGAACGTGCTATAAAAGCACCATGGTCGTTGGTATTAAAAAGTGGCGAGCAACAAAAAACGGTGGCGAGCAGCCGCGAGTCATTAGGTGCTGTGAGCATCCAAACATTTGACAAAGAAGTGCAAGAAGATGCACGCGCCATTCGTTTTAATGGTCAAGCGTTGGCTGAGGTTAATTTAGCCGCGGCATTCCCATCTGACTTACGTTCATACGTTGAAAACAATGGCCAACTGCAAATGCAAATTAAAGTAGATAAAGGGGCAACAAGCCCGCTGTGGATTGCTATGGGTTGTGGTGAGAGTTGTCAGGGTAAGTTTGATATTACTGATAACCTTGAGCAATCAGGTCAATGGCAAACATTAAACATCAACTTAAGTTGTTTTGCAGAGCAGGGTGTTGATTTAGCACAAGTGTTCTCCCCTTGGCAGTTAAGCACGCAAGGTGATTGGCATGTATCTATTGCTAAGCTGGCTATTACAGCAAATGCTGCCGAGCAAAGTAGTGTTACTTGTAAGTAG
- a CDS encoding fumarylacetoacetate hydrolase family protein, protein MNQIKLASQSIQPSKIVCVGRNYSAHIAELNNEHPEQMVIFNKPNSAITNTLLSSHNGDTLHYETELCFVIKNKQLAGVGIGLDLTKRALQSSLKEKGLPWERAKAFDGSALFSDFIELTPEMTSFIFELHIDGKVIQHGETQLMLHQPAQILAEVNEFMGLEEGDIIMTGTPAGVGMVSAGREFKVALYSDSGQQCLLEHHWSVSQS, encoded by the coding sequence ATGAATCAAATAAAGCTGGCTTCGCAGAGCATACAGCCTTCAAAAATAGTCTGTGTGGGGCGCAATTACAGTGCGCATATTGCTGAATTAAACAACGAACACCCTGAGCAAATGGTAATTTTTAATAAGCCTAATAGCGCGATCACTAATACCTTACTCTCTTCCCATAACGGTGATACGTTGCATTATGAAACTGAATTATGCTTTGTGATAAAAAATAAGCAGCTTGCAGGCGTAGGGATTGGACTTGATTTGACTAAGCGAGCTTTGCAAAGCAGTTTAAAAGAAAAGGGCTTGCCGTGGGAACGTGCTAAAGCATTCGATGGCTCAGCATTATTTAGTGATTTTATTGAGTTAACGCCAGAAATGACATCGTTTATATTTGAATTACATATTGATGGTAAAGTCATTCAGCACGGAGAAACCCAGCTAATGTTGCACCAACCTGCGCAAATTCTGGCAGAGGTAAATGAGTTTATGGGTTTAGAAGAGGGCGACATTATTATGACCGGCACGCCTGCTGGCGTAGGGATGGTAAGCGCCGGGCGAGAGTTTAAAGTTGCTCTTTATTCTGACTCTGGTCAGCAGTGTTTATTGGAGCATCATTGGTCTGTGAGTCAAAGTTAA
- a CDS encoding ABC transporter substrate-binding protein produces the protein MKHTRLVLPQKRINKYIDEGRNVCFPCAIYKRSANKQFLYSLPTAVYPPHNIITTAAKAPQLTSKHGNPINLVSLLADKNFTYGQADARRFSVQINNIIENSLTHSNVSMSWSSDNESGVVMERLKHGSLDYSLDYPFITSHFSKGNQSNIVNLPIAQNKNKLVPIAVGCATNAPNNFASMAIKKINHVLKNNILTSEQYKNNQQYWLNEHFSDFNKAYNQYVLNFDSQTNDAPINTADQSQNKEQL, from the coding sequence GTGAAACATACCCGCTTAGTTTTACCGCAAAAGCGGATTAATAAATATATAGATGAGGGTAGGAACGTTTGTTTTCCATGCGCTATTTACAAACGCAGTGCAAATAAACAGTTTTTATATTCATTACCTACAGCGGTTTATCCCCCACATAACATCATAACTACCGCGGCAAAAGCACCTCAATTAACCTCTAAGCATGGTAATCCTATCAACTTAGTGAGTTTACTTGCTGATAAAAACTTCACTTACGGTCAAGCTGATGCGCGTCGTTTTTCTGTGCAGATAAACAATATTATTGAAAATTCATTAACTCACTCTAATGTTTCTATGAGCTGGAGTAGTGATAATGAAAGTGGTGTTGTAATGGAGCGCTTAAAACACGGCTCTTTAGATTACTCGCTTGATTACCCATTTATCACTAGCCACTTTAGCAAAGGCAATCAATCAAATATTGTAAACCTACCGATTGCCCAAAATAAAAATAAATTAGTTCCAATAGCCGTTGGTTGTGCGACTAATGCCCCAAATAATTTTGCATCTATGGCAATTAAAAAGATTAATCACGTACTAAAAAACAATATTTTAACCTCAGAGCAATACAAAAATAATCAACAATACTGGTTAAATGAACACTTTAGTGACTTTAATAAAGCCTATAATCAATATGTGCTTAACTTTGACTCACAGACCAATGATGCTCCAATAAACACTGCTGACCAGAGTCAGAATAAAGAGCAACTTTAA
- a CDS encoding aldo/keto reductase, giving the protein MQYSQLGSSDISISRVCLGSMTWGVQNNQHDADQQIAYALDRGVNFIDTAEMYAVPPSPDTYGKTEEIIGNWVARNSQKRKDIVIATKIAGNGLSWIRDGGDITRQAVIDAVDQSLKRLQTDYIDLYQLHWPNRRTPHFARQWPGMLKFTDVDAKQHTADMLDILEGLDVCVKAGKIKHCGLSDDTPWGISQFLNLAKEHNLPKMVSIQNEFSLAHAKDWPYLIEQCVHEDIAYLPWSPLAAGLLTGKYLNGARPEGSRWTFMQRNGIFRDTPQSQKATKEYVELAHEHNITPAQLALAWCNQVDGVTSSIIGATTMTQLKEDIDAFELTLNDDALSAIDSIFRNNPMPY; this is encoded by the coding sequence ATGCAATATAGTCAATTAGGCAGTAGTGATATTAGTATTTCTAGGGTCTGTTTAGGTAGTATGACTTGGGGAGTACAAAACAACCAGCATGATGCCGACCAACAGATAGCCTATGCTCTTGACCGTGGTGTTAACTTTATTGATACGGCAGAAATGTATGCAGTTCCTCCCTCCCCCGATACTTATGGTAAAACTGAGGAAATTATAGGGAATTGGGTTGCACGTAATTCACAGAAACGAAAAGACATTGTTATTGCAACTAAAATTGCCGGTAATGGGCTTTCATGGATCCGTGATGGTGGTGATATTACTCGCCAAGCTGTTATTGATGCAGTTGATCAGTCTCTAAAACGCCTACAAACCGACTATATTGACTTATACCAATTACATTGGCCAAATCGCCGCACTCCTCATTTTGCAAGGCAATGGCCTGGCATGCTTAAATTTACTGATGTCGATGCAAAACAACACACCGCTGACATGCTTGATATTTTAGAGGGCTTAGATGTGTGTGTTAAAGCGGGTAAAATTAAACACTGTGGACTTTCTGACGACACCCCGTGGGGAATTAGCCAATTTTTAAATTTAGCCAAAGAGCACAACTTACCAAAAATGGTGTCTATTCAAAATGAGTTTAGTTTAGCGCATGCGAAAGATTGGCCTTATTTAATAGAGCAATGTGTGCATGAAGATATTGCTTATCTACCTTGGTCACCTCTGGCTGCTGGGCTATTAACGGGTAAGTACCTCAATGGAGCGCGCCCTGAAGGCTCTCGCTGGACATTTATGCAGCGTAACGGTATTTTTCGTGATACGCCACAATCACAAAAGGCGACCAAAGAGTATGTTGAACTTGCACATGAACACAACATTACACCAGCACAATTGGCGCTAGCGTGGTGTAATCAAGTGGATGGCGTTACCTCATCTATTATTGGTGCCACTACTATGACGCAGCTAAAAGAAGACATTGATGCGTTTGAGCTAACTCTCAATGATGATGCGTTATCAGCAATTGATAGCATATTTAGAAATAACCCAATGCCATACTAG
- a CDS encoding thioesterase family protein, with protein sequence METFKQQHPIHTDITVAWGDMDALQHVNNCVYLRYFEIARIDFLNKLNLFDTINAKATGPVISENNIRYKRPVTFPDTLSVGITISDIKPDRFVMNYSVFSHAQNAITTTGMSKVVMFDFKTGQKATITEPLLSALKANSENK encoded by the coding sequence ATGGAAACGTTTAAACAACAACACCCTATTCATACCGACATTACTGTAGCGTGGGGCGATATGGATGCCCTACAGCATGTTAATAACTGTGTTTATCTTCGTTATTTTGAAATAGCCAGAATCGATTTTTTAAATAAATTAAATTTATTTGATACTATCAATGCTAAAGCCACTGGCCCTGTGATCAGTGAAAATAATATTCGCTACAAACGCCCTGTAACGTTTCCTGACACATTAAGCGTAGGTATTACTATCAGTGATATTAAACCTGACCGCTTTGTAATGAATTACAGTGTATTTAGCCATGCGCAAAATGCGATAACCACCACTGGCATGTCAAAAGTGGTGATGTTTGACTTTAAAACAGGGCAAAAAGCCACGATCACAGAACCTTTGTTATCGGCTTTAAAAGCAAACTCAGAAAACAAATAA
- a CDS encoding site-specific integrase has translation MRRYSDKKINKHYIYLDSDRVPILLPCLFARYTEVVGKKIDLIKRKNRNSDLIENVFEEVFIGADASYKICNHLGRFLEWVDKFEGEGNITLSIHTALPQELINDYINEYLITECRSSEAVANQAVNSLKAYYNWLQYFLDNKYKNIGIKSSHISIARSNSKPSLSVKYLLPQTRELIYQSANSLLEEIILRNGGELGCRSKENQGFLLKDFNESTQKHKGLLSLFKELKKQPHKEEFKYYLSSLYTKYSRSRFLYIPRYLLEKMEQYFRLERPLTDSNHLFVSNSTNLTSGRCISTKFGTDTFAKTRNKVINEIQNNPDIYRSYQDIEFTNVYHHLRHSFGTDIFYNLCEGANKHYESITTTSAIYLTTANRLGHKVDGQFSNSVTKSYIHSCGLKEQLLKECSFG, from the coding sequence ATGCGCAGATACAGTGATAAAAAAATAAATAAACACTACATTTATCTAGATAGTGACAGGGTCCCTATACTCCTTCCTTGCCTATTTGCTCGCTATACAGAAGTTGTAGGTAAAAAAATAGACTTGATAAAGAGGAAAAATAGGAACTCAGATCTAATCGAAAATGTGTTTGAAGAAGTGTTTATTGGTGCAGATGCAAGTTATAAAATTTGTAATCATCTTGGGCGGTTTTTAGAGTGGGTTGATAAGTTCGAGGGTGAAGGAAATATTACTCTTAGTATACATACAGCTTTGCCCCAAGAATTAATAAATGACTATATTAATGAGTATCTTATAACAGAATGTCGGAGTAGCGAAGCTGTTGCAAATCAGGCCGTAAACTCTCTAAAAGCTTATTACAATTGGCTACAGTATTTTTTGGACAATAAATATAAAAATATTGGCATCAAATCTTCCCATATCTCCATCGCGAGAAGTAACTCTAAACCTAGTTTAAGTGTGAAGTATTTGTTACCTCAAACAAGGGAGCTGATTTATCAAAGTGCTAACTCTTTACTTGAAGAAATCATTTTGAGAAATGGAGGTGAGTTAGGGTGTCGTTCTAAAGAGAATCAAGGGTTTCTTCTTAAAGACTTTAATGAAAGCACTCAGAAACACAAGGGATTGCTATCTCTTTTCAAGGAGCTGAAGAAGCAGCCGCACAAAGAAGAGTTCAAATATTACCTCTCATCACTCTATACAAAATATAGCCGCTCTAGGTTCCTGTATATACCTAGATACTTATTAGAAAAAATGGAACAGTATTTTCGTTTAGAACGACCTCTTACAGATTCAAACCATTTATTCGTTTCAAATTCTACTAATCTGACTAGTGGAAGATGTATTTCAACAAAGTTTGGTACCGATACTTTTGCTAAGACTCGCAATAAAGTGATTAATGAAATACAAAATAATCCAGACATTTATAGATCTTATCAAGATATTGAGTTCACGAATGTTTATCATCATCTTCGGCACTCCTTTGGAACTGATATATTTTATAACTTGTGTGAGGGAGCTAATAAACATTATGAATCAATTACTACAACATCGGCTATTTATTTAACCACTGCAAACAGGCTAGGGCATAAAGTTGATGGCCAATTTTCTAATTCAGTAACAAAATCATATATTCATAGCTGCGGTCTAAAAGAGCAGCTTTTAAAGGAGTGTAGCTTTGGATGA
- the dinB gene encoding DNA polymerase IV — MQKLIHIDMDAFFVSVEIRDRPELANLPVAVGGNSKRRGVLSTCNYIAREFGVRSAMPTSVALIKCPNLVLVPSRMDVYKEVSTHIREIFSRYTNIIEPLSLDEAYLDVTDCKLFKGSATLIAQDIRETIYRETGLTASAGISSLKFLAKVASDYNKPNGQFVITPSEVCSFIAELPLNKISGVGKVTFEKLKSLGLEYGRDIQAVDQAIINNNFGKFGLVLYQRCQGIDNRNVETTRVRKSVGVERTFPEDIDDLDTLRSILTDKLIPELKKRSEKYLHERKISKLGVKVKFNDFHQTTKDFAYSNFDEGIFLDLLTEAVNRGDGKKVRLLGVHIGLNNIEVKNQQFELSW; from the coding sequence ATGCAGAAGTTGATCCATATAGACATGGATGCATTCTTTGTATCTGTTGAAATTAGAGATAGGCCAGAGTTGGCAAATCTTCCTGTTGCTGTGGGGGGAAACTCTAAAAGGCGAGGTGTACTTTCGACTTGTAATTATATAGCAAGAGAATTTGGTGTTCGTTCAGCAATGCCAACGAGTGTGGCACTGATAAAGTGTCCAAATTTGGTGCTTGTACCATCTCGAATGGATGTATATAAAGAGGTGAGTACTCATATTCGGGAAATATTTTCACGTTATACCAATATTATTGAACCTCTTTCATTAGATGAAGCTTATCTTGATGTCACAGATTGCAAATTATTTAAAGGTTCAGCCACTTTAATAGCCCAAGATATTAGAGAAACAATCTACAGAGAAACGGGCCTAACCGCTTCTGCTGGAATTTCTTCTCTGAAGTTTCTTGCTAAAGTTGCTTCAGACTATAATAAACCAAATGGTCAATTTGTTATTACACCTTCAGAAGTTTGTAGCTTTATTGCCGAATTACCTTTAAATAAGATTTCAGGTGTAGGTAAGGTTACTTTTGAAAAACTAAAGTCATTAGGGTTGGAATATGGTCGAGACATTCAAGCTGTCGATCAGGCAATTATTAATAATAACTTTGGTAAATTCGGACTGGTGCTTTATCAACGGTGCCAAGGTATAGATAATAGAAATGTTGAAACAACACGAGTTAGAAAGTCGGTAGGTGTTGAGAGAACATTTCCTGAAGATATTGATGATTTAGATACTCTTCGTAGTATCTTAACCGATAAGCTGATACCTGAATTAAAAAAACGGTCTGAAAAGTATTTACATGAGCGAAAAATAAGTAAATTAGGAGTGAAAGTTAAATTCAATGATTTTCACCAAACGACTAAAGACTTTGCCTATTCTAACTTTGATGAAGGGATATTTTTAGATTTGCTGACAGAAGCAGTGAATCGTGGTGATGGTAAAAAGGTTAGACTTTTAGGGGTTCATATTGGTCTTAATAACATCGAAGTTAAAAATCAGCAATTTGAACTATCATGGTAG